One genomic region from Alkalibaculum bacchi encodes:
- a CDS encoding D-alanyl-D-alanine carboxypeptidase family protein, with amino-acid sequence MRKIVKIFFVILFIFGLFVVKEKIDINNIFNNKYNSNYIYVVNRQSESEIIKKNYKSKAYPASLTKIMTTLVALDHINDLSAIAPVDIDTYREMVNKNSSMAGFYGNEQTTYRDLLYGTILSSGGEAANSLAINIAGSVEDFVKLMNDKAQELGLEDTHFVNPEGLHNKKQYTTAYDMAILLDYTLDNGHFRAIFTKEAFKTTSTLDHPNGIVLQSTVLSKLHDMPQNGFKIIGGKSGTTYEAGQCWATLAIKGDTEYIAIVMGAKLEDINDTSNKHIEDTIKIYEGL; translated from the coding sequence ATGCGTAAGATCGTAAAGATATTTTTTGTTATTCTATTTATATTCGGACTCTTTGTTGTAAAGGAGAAAATAGATATTAACAATATATTTAATAATAAATATAACAGTAACTATATCTACGTGGTGAATCGACAATCTGAAAGCGAAATAATAAAGAAAAACTATAAATCTAAAGCCTATCCAGCATCCTTGACCAAAATTATGACTACTCTTGTTGCCTTAGATCATATAAACGATTTGTCTGCTATTGCTCCAGTGGATATCGATACCTACAGAGAGATGGTAAATAAGAATTCATCAATGGCAGGATTTTATGGAAATGAACAAACTACCTATAGGGATTTATTATATGGGACTATTTTAAGCTCAGGTGGCGAGGCTGCCAATTCTTTAGCCATAAACATAGCTGGAAGCGTAGAAGATTTTGTAAAGCTTATGAATGATAAAGCCCAGGAACTCGGACTAGAAGATACGCATTTTGTTAATCCAGAAGGTCTCCATAATAAAAAACAATACACTACTGCCTATGATATGGCAATACTTTTAGACTATACTTTAGATAATGGACATTTCCGAGCAATATTTACTAAGGAAGCTTTTAAAACGACTTCTACATTAGATCATCCAAATGGCATTGTCTTGCAATCTACCGTGCTTTCAAAACTTCATGACATGCCTCAAAATGGTTTTAAAATCATAGGAGGAAAATCTGGAACCACATATGAAGCAGGACAATGCTGGGCTACTTTAGCTATAAAGGGAGATACAGAATATATAGCGATAGTAATGGGTGCTAAGTTAGAAGATATTAATGATACTAGCAACAAGCATATAGAGGATACCATTAAAATATATGAGGGTTTATGA
- a CDS encoding class I SAM-dependent methyltransferase, producing the protein MKTFEDKSRESYNEKADDYDKTFDGKFTVKFKELLLEEITVETNSNILDVACGNATFLKMLSNKYDIQGYGIDISEKMIENAKKRCPDMTFEISSCEHTPFDNEMFDMVTVCAAYHHFQDTKAFAKELSRILKPKGLLYIADIYYPFIIRAILNPFVPLSKAGDVKFYSPKEIQSNFGEYGFESMKFKREGHIQIIGFRRL; encoded by the coding sequence ATGAAAACTTTTGAAGATAAATCACGAGAAAGTTATAATGAAAAAGCAGATGACTATGATAAAACTTTTGATGGCAAATTTACAGTAAAATTCAAAGAACTTTTATTAGAAGAGATTACTGTGGAGACTAATAGTAACATCTTAGATGTTGCTTGTGGAAACGCTACATTCCTTAAAATGTTATCTAATAAGTATGACATTCAAGGATATGGTATTGATATTTCGGAAAAGATGATTGAAAATGCTAAAAAGAGATGTCCTGATATGACATTTGAAATAAGTAGTTGTGAGCATACCCCTTTTGATAATGAAATGTTTGATATGGTAACTGTTTGTGCGGCATATCATCATTTTCAAGATACAAAAGCATTTGCTAAAGAATTAAGCCGAATATTAAAACCGAAAGGGTTATTATATATAGCAGATATATATTATCCATTTATTATTCGTGCAATTTTAAATCCATTTGTTCCATTGTCAAAAGCAGGAGATGTTAAGTTTTATTCTCCAAAAGAAATCCAAAGTAATTTTGGGGAATATGGTTTTGAGAGTATGAAGTTCAAAAGGGAAGGTCATATTCAAATTATTGGATTTCGTAGGTTGTAA
- a CDS encoding pyridoxamine 5'-phosphate oxidase family protein, translating to MRRKDREITEIKELLQIIDQCKVIRIAMEDHAGLYIVPMNFGYTYENNQLVLYFHSAKEGRKITALKEKSAICFEMDSEHGLITADVACEYSYSFKSIIGNGRAIFIDDIEEKKSALSVLMKHQTGRDFLIDDSMVDGVCVFKVIVEEFTGKYHP from the coding sequence TTGAGAAGAAAAGATAGAGAAATTACAGAAATTAAGGAATTATTACAGATTATTGATCAATGTAAAGTTATTAGAATTGCTATGGAAGATCATGCTGGTCTTTATATTGTGCCTATGAATTTTGGCTATACTTATGAGAACAATCAGTTGGTATTGTATTTTCATAGTGCAAAGGAAGGACGGAAAATTACTGCATTAAAAGAAAAAAGTGCAATTTGTTTTGAAATGGACTCTGAACATGGCCTTATTACAGCAGATGTAGCATGTGAGTATTCCTATTCTTTTAAAAGCATTATTGGAAATGGTAGGGCTATCTTTATTGATGACATCGAAGAAAAGAAAAGTGCCCTATCAGTATTAATGAAGCATCAAACTGGACGAGACTTTTTAATTGATGACAGCATGGTAGACGGCGTTTGTGTGTTTAAAGTTATTGTTGAAGAATTCACTGGAAAATACCATCCTTGA
- a CDS encoding AAA domain-containing protein, with amino-acid sequence MAEIINVFNFLKDYNEISNPVITDITKQKWSMGFKDIPKIEEIWSAFAEGVNDEKILDVIKPVLLPCPIPDEMIIDWIEGDWKDLHIDAIKFIEEKTKVEHSQAGDIEQIEQFSDNDKRVNAFTSWIEERNEWLNKEIPKEKGLEIYNKLFKLHSDIKRESESVELVLGDGNVVWKTLGISHPVLLQKVKLIFDPDVPKFTISCEESDTELYTSLFRTISSVDQSILSDVIKDVEENNYYLTDTINTSALFNRLINVVDKTGRLVEEYEKDYTGPMIKSDPMLFLRKRNLGYSLFIEKIIEEIKSNESLHLPDFFNTMIGKYDNTTKEIIEEESWNFNGIDEDILLTLPANNDQMRIIKYLNHYGAVLVQGPPGTGKTHTIANLIGHLLSEGNNILVTSHTEKALTVLKDKVYKDEEIDLQSLCISLLSSKSQKEEMDKAINEMAIKSTSIDLNKEKEAIEKLTVERKNLIEDYKKLRNDLISVRSQEYKDLVFDNQTIKPIEAAKFISEGIDKYDFLEGNTTDCTVNLPLSEDELIRLYSSNDDISEDEERMLSKKLPLLGELWTVEEFEEGSEKLNNLQSATLIEKPILRLTISEKDRLNGIKNQGTNILNYLINLDSVYRIIISKVYNDKISLDFWKEIIEEFDSFNKDYQECRRILFNDSYEYSKGIVNNDTIRLLNEIISTGKEKPITKMSGLTKPRWKKLRDSITINDKNIEFRNEFVNLKTLIEYEIKKSKVIDKIYKLLDGVIARDDLSATFENKIIHNRESITYALNFINDIWLKYLDDLSSFSENQYELNTLLSLDGLNPVDSIEILMNEKILPSLSYYTLKLELQEVSDRWDKYLLDLESYDLCDVPVANLIKTIKEKNSVNYPDAVAEFEKVITKRDIFEERNKFLSKLGTIAPFWSAAIQTRIGIHGQSNVPKHVEFAWKRLQLSNQIRILDEMNPNRIQNELNAINDLLLENSRKLAYRKAWYHNIKNRTQEQTSAIESWRTTIKQIGKGTGKRAPIFKQKAREIMPKCQSAIPVWIMSLNHVVENFDPQSNNFDVVIIDEASQSDILSLSALFLGKRIIIVGDDEQVSPESGFVKTDDIQALVSQHLQGIPHEHLYNNQTSLYDMAKMNGFKPLMLSEHFRCLPEIIEFSNQLSYRGMIDPLRDNSAVRTVPPVVEYRVPSGIKERNKVNFEEAEQIVSLICACIEEEEYQDKTIGIISMLGTEQAYAIDSLLQTHIDPVEYENRKIQCGTPPQFQGDERDIIFLSIVEGPTEKGGPVRLLSEDGNNDKNRKRYNVAASRAKDQMWVVHSLNPEIDLKPDDIRLRLIKHAIHPEFSRENVQLEKTESDFEYKVMLDLINKGYRVISQWKVGSYRIDMVIEDGDKRIALECDGGRWHTIDNLPDDIKRQNILERLGWTFIRIRGSEYYRYPEETMKKVVSELTNFAIKPNYSINDEAIEVNQSNDNELLERIKRKANNIRMRWKQSSNPDGDTSKGKEYVDSNQEEKIIHEEKVYNVIDFQQSKVAEEIAHVDNAENRYDNSVEQMSFTKTLNQKPLFEDKCAEDTSEYSISTNNNQKTDYKFDFTNKRKAEEKKGNVGYTLYADLSGKIIGSFSLCGKEIEVDNWKQLYILTCRELVKINKDTFYKCIESKSMKAYFSHNQLSFRSSEMVENTRVYASTSISQQKIKGFLEEMLREFNISIQEFRIYLKYKHQDY; translated from the coding sequence ATGGCTGAAATCATAAATGTTTTTAACTTTTTAAAAGATTATAATGAAATATCAAATCCTGTGATTACAGATATTACTAAGCAAAAATGGAGCATGGGTTTTAAAGATATTCCAAAGATAGAAGAAATATGGTCTGCTTTTGCCGAAGGGGTAAATGATGAAAAAATACTTGATGTCATAAAACCTGTTCTTTTGCCATGCCCAATACCTGATGAAATGATTATTGATTGGATTGAAGGTGACTGGAAGGATCTTCACATTGATGCTATAAAATTTATTGAGGAAAAAACTAAGGTAGAACACTCTCAAGCTGGGGACATTGAACAGATAGAACAATTTTCTGATAATGACAAGCGAGTAAATGCTTTTACAAGTTGGATAGAAGAAAGAAATGAGTGGTTGAATAAAGAAATTCCTAAAGAAAAAGGCCTAGAAATTTATAATAAACTCTTTAAACTTCATTCTGACATAAAAAGAGAATCTGAAAGTGTAGAACTGGTTTTAGGTGATGGAAATGTAGTGTGGAAAACTCTAGGTATTAGCCATCCTGTTCTATTACAAAAGGTTAAACTAATATTTGATCCAGATGTGCCCAAATTTACTATAAGCTGTGAAGAAAGTGATACTGAACTTTATACATCGTTATTTAGAACGATTTCATCTGTAGATCAATCTATTTTATCTGATGTCATCAAAGATGTAGAAGAAAATAATTACTATTTAACGGATACTATAAATACGAGTGCATTATTCAATAGGCTTATTAATGTGGTGGACAAAACAGGAAGGCTAGTTGAGGAGTATGAAAAAGATTATACAGGACCAATGATTAAATCAGATCCTATGCTGTTTTTGAGGAAAAGAAATCTTGGATATTCTTTGTTTATAGAAAAAATCATTGAAGAGATAAAAAGCAATGAAAGTTTGCATTTGCCAGATTTTTTTAATACCATGATAGGCAAATATGACAATACCACTAAAGAAATTATTGAAGAAGAGAGTTGGAACTTTAATGGTATTGACGAAGATATATTACTAACACTACCTGCTAATAATGATCAAATGAGAATTATTAAATATTTAAACCATTACGGCGCAGTATTAGTACAGGGACCACCAGGAACTGGGAAGACTCATACTATCGCTAATCTAATTGGTCATCTTTTAAGCGAAGGCAACAATATTCTCGTCACTAGCCATACGGAAAAAGCCCTTACAGTATTAAAGGATAAAGTATACAAGGATGAGGAGATTGATTTACAAAGTCTTTGTATTAGTCTTTTGAGCAGTAAATCTCAAAAAGAAGAGATGGATAAAGCCATTAACGAAATGGCAATAAAAAGTACAAGCATCGACCTTAATAAAGAAAAAGAGGCTATCGAAAAACTAACGGTAGAACGTAAAAATTTGATTGAAGACTACAAAAAGTTGAGAAATGATTTAATATCAGTCAGATCACAGGAGTATAAAGATTTAGTTTTTGATAATCAAACAATTAAACCTATTGAAGCAGCAAAATTTATCAGCGAAGGTATAGATAAATACGATTTTCTAGAAGGTAATACGACTGACTGTACCGTTAATCTGCCATTATCGGAAGATGAGTTGATTCGATTATATAGCTCTAATGATGATATCAGTGAAGATGAGGAGAGAATGTTGTCCAAAAAACTACCATTACTTGGTGAATTATGGACAGTAGAAGAATTTGAAGAGGGCAGTGAAAAACTAAATAACTTGCAAAGTGCTACATTAATAGAAAAACCAATACTTAGATTAACTATTTCTGAAAAAGATAGACTTAATGGAATAAAAAATCAAGGAACTAATATTCTTAATTACCTTATAAATCTAGATTCTGTTTACCGGATTATTATCTCTAAGGTTTATAATGACAAAATATCCCTTGATTTTTGGAAAGAGATAATAGAAGAATTTGATAGTTTCAATAAAGACTATCAAGAGTGTAGAAGGATTTTATTTAACGACAGTTATGAGTATTCTAAAGGGATTGTAAACAATGATACGATACGATTATTAAACGAAATCATCTCGACTGGAAAAGAAAAACCCATCACTAAGATGTCAGGGTTAACAAAACCAAGATGGAAGAAGTTAAGAGATTCTATAACAATTAACGACAAGAATATTGAGTTCAGAAATGAATTTGTGAACTTAAAGACTCTTATAGAATATGAGATTAAAAAATCAAAAGTAATCGATAAAATCTATAAGCTGTTAGATGGAGTGATAGCTAGGGATGATTTGTCTGCAACATTTGAAAATAAGATAATTCATAATCGAGAATCTATTACTTATGCCTTGAACTTCATTAATGATATATGGCTAAAATATCTTGACGATTTAAGTAGCTTTAGCGAAAATCAATATGAGCTCAATACTTTATTAAGTTTGGATGGTTTGAATCCAGTCGATTCAATAGAAATATTGATGAATGAAAAGATTTTGCCTAGCCTCTCCTATTATACTTTGAAATTAGAATTACAAGAAGTTTCAGATAGATGGGATAAATATCTTTTAGATCTTGAAAGTTATGATTTATGTGATGTTCCAGTAGCAAATTTGATAAAGACAATAAAAGAAAAAAACAGTGTGAATTACCCAGATGCAGTTGCTGAGTTTGAAAAAGTGATCACGAAAAGAGATATCTTCGAGGAGCGAAATAAGTTTTTATCAAAACTTGGCACAATCGCACCATTTTGGTCGGCAGCTATTCAAACAAGGATTGGAATACATGGACAATCCAATGTACCAAAGCATGTCGAATTCGCATGGAAAAGGTTGCAATTAAGCAATCAAATAAGAATTTTGGATGAAATGAATCCTAATAGAATTCAAAACGAACTTAATGCAATCAATGATCTGCTTTTAGAAAATTCAAGAAAATTAGCTTATCGAAAAGCTTGGTATCACAATATAAAAAATAGAACTCAAGAGCAAACTTCTGCAATAGAAAGTTGGAGGACGACGATTAAGCAGATAGGTAAAGGTACTGGAAAAAGAGCTCCAATATTTAAGCAAAAAGCAAGAGAGATTATGCCAAAATGTCAGTCAGCCATTCCAGTGTGGATTATGTCTCTTAATCATGTAGTAGAGAATTTTGACCCTCAATCAAATAACTTTGATGTAGTTATTATTGATGAGGCAAGTCAATCCGATATATTATCATTGTCAGCTTTGTTTTTGGGGAAAAGAATTATTATTGTAGGTGATGATGAACAAGTAAGTCCTGAATCAGGGTTTGTAAAAACCGATGATATCCAGGCCTTAGTTTCACAACATTTACAAGGAATTCCACATGAGCATCTTTATAATAATCAAACATCCCTCTATGATATGGCCAAGATGAATGGATTTAAACCTCTTATGCTTTCAGAACATTTTCGGTGTCTCCCTGAAATAATAGAGTTTAGCAATCAACTTTCTTATAGGGGAATGATAGATCCATTAAGAGATAACTCAGCTGTAAGAACTGTACCTCCAGTTGTTGAATATCGAGTACCTTCAGGAATAAAGGAGCGTAATAAAGTTAACTTTGAAGAAGCAGAACAAATTGTATCACTTATCTGCGCTTGTATTGAAGAAGAAGAGTATCAAGATAAAACAATTGGTATAATCAGCATGCTTGGAACTGAGCAGGCATATGCAATAGACTCGTTACTGCAAACTCATATAGATCCAGTAGAATATGAGAATAGAAAAATACAATGTGGTACCCCACCTCAATTTCAAGGTGACGAGCGGGATATTATCTTCTTAAGTATTGTAGAAGGACCTACAGAAAAAGGTGGTCCAGTTCGTCTGCTAAGTGAAGATGGTAATAATGATAAAAATAGAAAGAGATATAACGTAGCTGCAAGTCGAGCGAAAGACCAGATGTGGGTTGTTCATTCGTTGAATCCAGAAATCGACCTAAAACCCGATGATATTCGATTACGACTCATTAAACATGCCATACATCCTGAATTTTCAAGGGAAAATGTGCAATTAGAAAAGACAGAATCCGATTTCGAGTATAAGGTGATGCTAGATTTAATCAACAAAGGATATCGTGTCATTTCACAATGGAAAGTAGGTTCATACAGAATTGATATGGTCATCGAGGACGGCGACAAACGAATTGCTCTAGAATGTGATGGTGGTAGATGGCACACTATTGACAATTTACCTGATGATATCAAACGTCAAAATATTCTTGAACGGTTGGGATGGACATTTATCAGGATTAGAGGTAGTGAATATTATAGATATCCTGAAGAAACTATGAAGAAAGTCGTGTCAGAGCTTACTAACTTTGCAATAAAACCAAATTATTCTATTAATGATGAAGCTATTGAAGTTAATCAAAGTAATGACAATGAATTACTAGAGAGAATAAAACGTAAGGCTAACAATATTCGTATGAGATGGAAACAGTCATCAAATCCAGATGGAGATACGAGTAAAGGTAAGGAGTATGTTGATTCCAATCAAGAAGAGAAGATTATTCATGAAGAAAAAGTTTATAATGTTATTGATTTTCAACAATCTAAAGTAGCAGAAGAAATAGCTCATGTAGATAATGCAGAAAACAGATATGATAACAGTGTAGAACAAATGAGTTTTACTAAAACTTTAAATCAAAAGCCACTGTTTGAAGATAAATGTGCAGAGGATACAAGCGAATACTCTATTAGTACCAATAACAATCAAAAAACAGATTATAAATTTGATTTCACTAATAAAAGAAAGGCTGAAGAAAAGAAAGGCAACGTAGGTTATACATTATACGCAGATTTAAGCGGTAAAATAATTGGTTCCTTTAGCCTATGTGGCAAAGAAATCGAAGTAGATAATTGGAAACAACTATATATTTTAACTTGTCGAGAACTTGTGAAAATAAATAAAGATACTTTTTACAAATGTATAGAAAGTAAATCCATGAAAGCATATTTTTCACATAATCAATTAAGTTTTAGAAGTAGTGAAATGGTTGAAAATACTAGAGTATACGCCTCTACAAGTATTTCTCAACAAAAAATAAAAGGTTTTTTAGAAGAAATGCTTCGAGAGTTTAATATATCTATACAAGAATTTAGAATTTATTTGAAATATAAACATCAGGATTATTAA
- a CDS encoding sodium:solute symporter family transporter — protein MISTFTVMFLLSITVISFTIIGIVYSSGRLGSTDDFLTARGSTGRGILSATFLASFLGVFILFTPPEAGSIGGITTIIGYGIGVASLYIAFLVIGPKIKSYLPEGSTLNDFAQKRYGAKMHLLTVLLSLFYMFVHLVAELTAIGLVAYQLSGVPLFYTAMLIGLGTLIYTAYGGLRASMFTDMIQMVLIGVLLIVVVWGVGYYGGGYGEIIRQTRLNAPDLLNFKNIGGIEYGLTLCIAVFASNLFHQGYWQRVYAGKDNATLRKSLITCILLVLPIMFVSGFLGIVSTGMEVSESPSVALFSLVYELFPNGLILGVFILALVLVMSTVDTLLNATVATITIDSQKLFKNIKMESPLKFARIITVLLMIPAVLIASKGFSVLYLFFVADLICVGVFFPLFYGLFNPKLTEEVALLAAVLGVVSGIPFFIADKLLIAFSLPVLVSVFICVIGNIANNKRLTGIMSNNIKQSSNMSRRDF, from the coding sequence ATGATTTCGACTTTTACAGTAATGTTTTTATTGAGTATTACAGTCATTAGCTTTACAATTATTGGTATAGTCTATAGTAGTGGTAGGTTAGGAAGTACAGATGATTTTTTAACAGCCAGAGGAAGTACGGGAAGAGGGATATTATCTGCTACCTTTCTAGCATCCTTTTTAGGGGTCTTTATTTTATTTACGCCCCCAGAAGCTGGATCAATAGGAGGAATTACAACCATTATTGGCTATGGAATTGGTGTAGCAAGTTTGTATATAGCCTTCCTTGTTATAGGACCTAAAATCAAGTCCTATCTCCCAGAGGGAAGTACCTTAAATGATTTTGCTCAAAAAAGATATGGGGCAAAAATGCATCTTTTAACAGTCTTATTATCACTATTTTATATGTTTGTTCATCTGGTAGCTGAACTCACTGCCATAGGTTTAGTAGCCTACCAGCTATCAGGAGTCCCCCTGTTTTATACAGCAATGTTAATAGGTCTAGGGACCCTGATCTATACGGCCTATGGTGGACTTAGAGCATCTATGTTCACTGATATGATCCAAATGGTTCTAATAGGGGTCCTACTAATAGTAGTAGTGTGGGGTGTTGGATATTATGGTGGAGGATATGGAGAAATAATAAGACAAACTAGATTAAATGCACCTGACTTGCTGAATTTTAAAAATATTGGGGGAATTGAATATGGTTTAACTCTTTGTATAGCAGTATTTGCCTCAAACTTATTTCATCAGGGATATTGGCAGAGGGTTTATGCTGGAAAAGATAATGCAACCTTAAGAAAGTCTTTAATCACATGCATATTGCTTGTTTTACCTATAATGTTTGTATCAGGGTTTTTAGGAATAGTTTCCACAGGTATGGAAGTCTCTGAAAGTCCATCAGTTGCACTATTTTCCTTAGTTTATGAACTGTTTCCCAATGGCTTAATATTAGGTGTTTTTATATTGGCCCTAGTGTTAGTAATGAGTACAGTAGATACACTTTTAAATGCGACGGTAGCTACAATTACAATTGACAGCCAGAAGTTATTTAAAAACATTAAAATGGAGTCTCCCTTAAAATTTGCAAGGATCATTACAGTGCTACTAATGATACCAGCAGTCTTAATTGCATCAAAGGGTTTTAGTGTTCTTTATCTATTCTTCGTAGCAGATTTAATATGTGTAGGAGTATTCTTCCCCCTCTTCTATGGGCTCTTTAACCCTAAACTAACAGAAGAAGTTGCCTTACTGGCAGCAGTACTGGGAGTGGTTTCAGGTATTCCCTTCTTTATTGCAGATAAACTATTAATAGCATTTTCATTACCAGTTCTTGTTTCAGTCTTTATATGTGTAATAGGCAATATTGCTAATAATAAAAGATTGACCGGTATTATGTCAAATAATATTAAGCAATCTAGTAATATGTCAAGAAGAGATTTTTAA
- the thiW gene encoding energy coupling factor transporter S component ThiW, whose product MELKKLTAVSLLTAVGVVSSHIIYLPIGMAKAFPVQHGINLLTAVFFGPAYGVGVAFAISLLRNLLGTGSLLAFPGSMIGVLLAGLLFKKGKSLIYAALGEIFGTGILGALVSYPVAKYLMGKEMALFFYVGPFILSSVVGVITGWIIFKALMKIDFIRANMEYRK is encoded by the coding sequence TTGGAACTAAAAAAACTTACAGCAGTGTCTTTACTTACAGCAGTAGGGGTAGTGAGCTCCCATATTATTTACCTACCTATAGGGATGGCCAAGGCTTTTCCAGTACAACATGGGATAAATCTCTTAACTGCGGTATTTTTTGGACCTGCCTATGGTGTTGGAGTAGCCTTTGCAATTTCTTTATTAAGAAATCTATTGGGTACCGGCTCATTACTAGCCTTTCCTGGAAGTATGATAGGGGTACTTCTTGCAGGTCTATTGTTTAAAAAGGGAAAAAGTCTCATTTATGCAGCCCTAGGAGAAATCTTTGGCACTGGTATACTTGGTGCACTGGTGTCCTACCCTGTTGCAAAATATCTAATGGGTAAGGAAATGGCACTATTTTTCTATGTAGGTCCCTTTATTCTCAGTTCAGTTGTTGGTGTTATTACGGGATGGATTATCTTTAAGGCACTTATGAAAATTGATTTTATTAGAGCAAACATGGAATACAGGAAATAA
- the bioB gene encoding biotin synthase BioB, whose amino-acid sequence MQGLVQEIIEGRRLIRGDDLSFFRTISLKDLCRGADNIREELCGNSIDLCSIINGKGGRCSEDCKFCSQSSHFHTDAKEYSLLHRQEILADCKKHADKKVHRYSIVTAGRDLNEKELKEVCLAYKMMHEECKIDLCASHGILSDQALLALKENGVSMYHQNIETSIRNFNNICTTHSYEDKISVIRGAQKIGLRVCSGGIIGMGETFQDRLDMAISLAELEVQSIPINVLMPIKGTPFELLEPLTEDEILRTIAIFRFINPTASIRLAAGRSLMKDSGKSAFRAGANATITGDLLTTSGHNISEDKEMIVQMGFDI is encoded by the coding sequence ATACAAGGATTGGTACAGGAAATAATTGAGGGGAGAAGGTTAATACGGGGAGATGATTTAAGTTTCTTTAGGACTATTTCTTTGAAAGACCTTTGCCGAGGGGCGGATAATATTCGGGAAGAATTGTGTGGTAATAGTATTGACCTATGTTCTATTATTAATGGCAAAGGTGGCAGATGCAGTGAAGATTGCAAGTTTTGTTCTCAAAGTTCTCATTTTCATACGGATGCCAAGGAATATAGTTTGCTACATAGGCAAGAGATTCTAGCTGATTGCAAGAAACATGCTGATAAAAAGGTGCACCGTTATTCTATTGTAACAGCCGGTCGTGATTTAAACGAAAAAGAATTAAAAGAAGTTTGTTTGGCTTATAAAATGATGCATGAAGAATGTAAGATTGATTTATGTGCATCCCATGGCATACTTTCTGATCAGGCACTGCTTGCTCTTAAGGAAAATGGTGTTTCTATGTATCACCAAAATATTGAAACTTCAATAAGAAACTTCAATAATATTTGCACTACCCATAGTTATGAGGATAAGATTAGTGTTATAAGGGGAGCTCAGAAGATAGGATTAAGGGTCTGCTCTGGTGGTATTATTGGAATGGGTGAGACATTCCAAGATCGTTTAGATATGGCTATTAGCTTAGCAGAACTTGAAGTACAGTCTATTCCTATTAATGTTTTAATGCCAATTAAAGGCACACCCTTTGAATTGCTTGAACCACTAACAGAAGATGAGATATTAAGAACCATAGCTATATTTCGTTTTATAAATCCAACAGCTAGTATTAGATTAGCAGCTGGGAGAAGCCTGATGAAAGATTCTGGAAAGAGTGCCTTTCGTGCAGGTGCTAATGCCACTATAACAGGAGATTTATTAACAACTTCTGGCCATAATATTAGTGAAGATAAGGAAATGATAGTGCAGATGGGGTTTGATATTTGA
- the mntA gene encoding type VII toxin-antitoxin system MntA family adenylyltransferase antitoxin has protein sequence MYLSEKDKNIIVRFLKEEFNPKFIYLFGSFAKGEGRKDSDIDLAIYTDDIIDPYKLMIAAGNLSFEVKRDTQIVHLKDINTVFAAQIVGTKEVLYCADEYLMANYDIRAFKDYAKLNEERKIVLNAIERDGRVYG, from the coding sequence ATGTACTTATCAGAAAAAGATAAGAATATAATAGTACGTTTTTTAAAAGAAGAATTTAATCCTAAATTTATCTATCTCTTTGGATCCTTCGCCAAAGGAGAAGGGCGAAAGGATAGTGATATAGACCTAGCTATTTATACTGATGATATCATTGACCCCTACAAATTAATGATTGCTGCAGGCAATCTTTCTTTTGAAGTTAAACGAGATACTCAGATTGTCCACTTAAAAGACATCAACACAGTATTCGCCGCTCAAATTGTAGGCACAAAAGAAGTATTATATTGTGCAGATGAATACTTAATGGCCAATTATGATATTAGAGCATTCAAAGATTATGCAAAATTAAATGAAGAAAGAAAAATAGTATTAAATGCCATTGAAAGGGATGGTAGAGTATATGGTTAA